From a single Bacteroidia bacterium genomic region:
- a CDS encoding T9SS type A sorting domain-containing protein, which yields MKQFTPSFIRALLLLTLTALLCRHSAQAQNWSEIIKVTASDRESEDRFGYSVAISGDYAIVGAYEEDEDALGGNTLDGAGSAYLFHNQAGTWTQVQKIVASDRDAGDRFGYSVAISGDYAVVGAYNEDEDALGGNSQTSAGSAYIFHNQAGTWTQMQKIVAPDRKAFDWFGYSVAISGDYAVVGAQREGDDILSGSAILSSGSAYIFYNQAGTWTQVQKIVASDRAPSDFFGYSVAISGDYVVVGADSEDEDASGGNTLDRAGSAYLFYNQAGTWTQVQKIVASDRETTDFFGSSVAISGDYVLVGAYNEDQDALGGNTLDGAGSAYLFHNQAGTWTQVQKIVASDRDAFDSFGSSVAISGDYALVGAPRKDEYTSGGNSLPSAGSAYIFHNQVGIWTQVQKINASDLNTEDRFGISVAISGDYALVGAHREDEDASGGNSLSNSGSAYFWGKSCTNTAGTDLQTACDSYTWIDGNTYTASNNTATHTLINAAGCDSLVTLDLTINTIDVNVTDSSPTLTANALGATYQWLDCDNGYAAIAGATNQSFLATADGNYAVAVTANNCTDTSACYSVVITGIVENGNTAFASVYPNPTSGILTIDLGNTPLTGGITIELTDMLGRVVIRDQVSVPHIEVDLRKEENGVYVIRIITEAGAHALRVIKQ from the coding sequence ATGAAACAGTTTACACCAAGCTTCATACGAGCACTCTTACTATTAACGCTAACTGCCCTGCTATGCCGACACTCTGCTCAGGCACAAAACTGGAGCGAAATCATCAAAGTCACCGCTTCCGACCGGGAAAGTGAGGATCGGTTCGGCTACTCGGTAGCCATCTCCGGGGACTACGCCATAGTAGGGGCTTATGAAGAAGATGAAGACGCCTTGGGCGGGAACACCCTTGACGGTGCCGGTTCGGCCTACCTCTTTCACAACCAGGCCGGAACCTGGACCCAGGTGCAAAAGATTGTCGCCTCCGATCGGGATGCTGGGGATCGGTTCGGCTACTCGGTAGCTATCTCCGGTGACTATGCTGTGGTAGGGGCTTATAATGAAGATGAAGACGCCTTGGGCGGGAATTCCCAAACCAGTGCCGGTTCGGCCTATATCTTTCACAACCAGGCCGGTACCTGGACCCAGATGCAAAAGATTGTCGCCCCCGACCGAAAGGCTTTTGATTGGTTCGGCTACTCGGTAGCCATCTCGGGGGACTATGCCGTGGTGGGGGCTCAAAGAGAAGGTGATGACATCTTGAGTGGTAGTGCTATACTCAGTTCCGGTTCGGCCTACATCTTCTATAACCAGGCCGGAACCTGGACCCAGGTGCAAAAAATTGTCGCATCCGATCGGGCACCTTCAGATTTCTTCGGCTACTCGGTAGCCATCTCCGGGGACTATGTTGTGGTAGGGGCTGATAGCGAAGATGAAGATGCTTCTGGCGGGAATACCCTTGACCGTGCCGGTTCGGCATACCTCTTTTACAACCAGGCCGGGACCTGGACCCAGGTGCAAAAGATTGTCGCCTCCGATCGGGAAACTACAGATTTTTTCGGATCCTCGGTAGCCATCTCCGGGGACTATGTCTTGGTAGGGGCTTATAACGAAGATCAAGATGCCTTGGGCGGGAACACCCTTGACGGTGCCGGTTCGGCCTACCTCTTTCACAACCAGGCCGGAACCTGGACCCAGGTGCAAAAGATTGTCGCCTCCGATCGGGATGCTTTTGATTCTTTCGGATCCTCGGTAGCCATCTCCGGAGACTATGCCCTGGTAGGGGCTCCCCGGAAAGATGAATACACCTCGGGCGGGAATTCTCTCCCCAGTGCTGGATCAGCCTACATCTTTCACAACCAGGTCGGGATATGGACCCAGGTGCAAAAGATTAATGCCTCCGACCTAAACACTGAGGATCGGTTCGGCATCTCAGTAGCTATCTCCGGGGACTATGCCTTGGTGGGAGCTCATCGGGAAGATGAAGACGCCTCGGGCGGGAATTCCTTATCCAATTCCGGTTCGGCTTATTTTTGGGGGAAGTCCTGTACCAATACTGCCGGAACAGACCTCCAAACTGCTTGCGACAGCTACACCTGGATTGATGGTAATACCTATACGGCATCCAATAACACAGCTACACATACACTAATCAATGCCGCAGGATGCGACAGTCTGGTAACGTTAGATTTGACAATAAACACAATAGATGTAAATGTAACCGACAGTAGCCCTACTCTGACAGCCAATGCTTTGGGAGCTACTTATCAGTGGCTGGATTGCGACAACGGCTATGCTGCTATTGCAGGAGCAACTAACCAATCCTTCCTCGCTACGGCTGATGGGAATTACGCTGTGGCGGTAACAGCCAATAATTGTACAGATACTTCGGCTTGTTACTCAGTAGTAATCACGGGCATTGTCGAAAATGGAAATACTGCTTTTGCCTCAGTTTATCCGAATCCAACCTCAGGCATACTAACCATTGACCTTGGCAACACGCCTCTCACGGGAGGCATCACCATAGAGTTGACCGATATGCTTGGCAGGGTGGTTATCCGAGATCAGGTATCTGTGCCTCATATTGAGGTGGACTTACGTAAGGAGGAAAATGGGGTGTATGTCATTCGCATTATAACTGAAGCAGGCGCACATGCCTTACGCGTGATTAAGCAGTAA
- a CDS encoding TIR domain-containing protein translates to MKNPFREEKFEFDVFISHAVEDKQHFTEAFVEALSQTDLKVWYSGYKLKPGNKLMGEIDAAISRSAYCVAIISLAYLEHKWTRDEYAAFYGVETVGQSRIIPIWHGVTESEVRKSSPMMADRFAISSELPTEEIVEKIVSIVRGNPVSRRSGTLWSSVRRFASNQKRTGLIGLVIGLFVGGSTYIGNQYNSGRDLIINPGADEHFQGAWNSIHEEMKNLFSNYSSLLWMLEEDNPAPYWGTKKINEIEEGFQQRALHSFRQYEENIQMYRRKWPINRRQYEVLNKDLVFQPKVKEGVDFVYRFFEDIDMQISEYQDQLLYLQRLDHISDTERAARAKYFRDMKIVEGKRALVEATLKYIQLPEADPGFPEDQFRALQLDLPLPEGKLTFQEWNQVLSTLYQQKTELLSRETGIMEDAQKREIKRQITDPYLVYLRKLTGLPDSLTEGEYENLKKQTLDNSITDPAELFERAAFSFIECDGQASAYYFRQALKNTELSPLQQLYARVSIYRIENPATYQGSLGIMVLGTDEGGNLEKSGIKVGDVIVALDGIRVNEPSEISSILGKSDKAQVVLDVIREGKSMRFPISGRQSAGGLLTQMVVLNVVRG, encoded by the coding sequence ATGAAAAATCCGTTTCGGGAAGAGAAATTTGAGTTCGATGTATTTATCTCTCACGCAGTAGAAGATAAGCAGCATTTTACAGAAGCATTTGTAGAGGCATTATCACAAACTGACCTAAAGGTTTGGTATTCAGGATATAAACTAAAACCTGGGAATAAGCTAATGGGGGAGATTGATGCAGCTATTTCTCGGTCAGCATATTGTGTGGCGATTATCAGTCTAGCCTATTTAGAGCATAAATGGACGAGAGATGAATATGCGGCATTTTACGGAGTTGAAACGGTAGGTCAGTCCAGAATTATTCCTATCTGGCATGGCGTAACAGAAAGTGAAGTAAGAAAATCTTCACCCATGATGGCAGACCGGTTTGCCATTTCCTCGGAACTACCAACAGAAGAAATTGTAGAAAAAATCGTGTCCATTGTCCGTGGAAATCCGGTTTCCAGGAGGTCAGGAACTTTATGGTCCAGCGTTCGGCGATTTGCTTCAAATCAAAAGAGAACAGGTCTGATAGGGCTGGTAATCGGGTTGTTTGTGGGGGGGAGCACTTATATTGGAAACCAATATAATTCTGGTAGAGATCTTATTATTAATCCAGGAGCCGATGAGCATTTTCAGGGTGCATGGAACTCTATCCATGAAGAAATGAAGAATCTCTTCTCTAACTATAGTTCCCTGCTTTGGATGTTGGAAGAAGATAATCCAGCGCCATATTGGGGCACCAAAAAAATCAATGAAATTGAAGAAGGCTTTCAGCAGCGTGCACTTCATAGCTTTCGCCAGTACGAGGAAAATATCCAAATGTACCGAAGAAAGTGGCCTATCAACCGCCGACAGTACGAAGTGCTGAATAAAGATCTGGTTTTTCAGCCTAAAGTCAAGGAAGGCGTTGATTTTGTCTATCGGTTTTTCGAGGACATTGACATGCAAATCTCGGAGTATCAGGACCAATTGCTGTATCTCCAGCGATTGGATCATATCAGCGACACAGAAAGAGCCGCGAGGGCAAAATATTTCCGGGACATGAAAATCGTGGAAGGTAAACGGGCATTGGTTGAAGCTACCCTGAAGTACATCCAGTTGCCCGAAGCGGATCCCGGTTTCCCTGAAGATCAGTTCCGCGCACTTCAGCTCGACCTGCCACTTCCAGAGGGTAAACTTACGTTTCAGGAATGGAATCAGGTTCTCTCTACCCTTTACCAGCAGAAAACAGAATTGCTAAGTAGAGAAACCGGAATAATGGAAGATGCCCAAAAACGCGAAATCAAACGACAGATCACCGATCCCTACCTGGTTTACCTGCGCAAACTTACCGGACTACCTGACAGCCTTACGGAGGGAGAGTATGAAAACCTGAAAAAACAGACTTTAGACAACAGCATTACAGATCCGGCGGAGTTGTTTGAGAGAGCGGCCTTTTCGTTTATCGAATGTGATGGACAGGCATCGGCTTATTATTTTCGACAGGCGTTGAAAAACACAGAATTGAGCCCGCTTCAGCAGTTATATGCCCGTGTTTCCATCTACAGGATTGAAAACCCGGCAACCTATCAGGGCAGTCTGGGGATTATGGTATTGGGTACAGACGAAGGTGGAAACCTCGAAAAATCAGGCATAAAAGTCGGGGATGTCATCGTTGCTCTGGATGGCATCAGGGTAAATGAGCCTTCCGAAATTTCATCTATCCTTGGCAAATCAGACAAGGCCCAGGTTGTACTGGACGTTATCAGGGAAGGAAAATCCATGCGATTTCCCATATCGGGCAGGCAATCAGCGGGAGGGCTGCTGACGCAGATGGTGGTATTGAATGTGGTGAGGGGTTAA
- a CDS encoding T9SS type A sorting domain-containing protein, with protein sequence MTYNFATTWPGSGNYFPNLGRYLICACICLMLFPGSARADGVIIIIEDLIGYANSSGLTICEGSSFPDAGFSLSPNPGTTQVRVAVPSVDSLVSVSILNLSGETLYEITSFQSSTTVSLEPGTYIFRVILEDGCATRLWVMQA encoded by the coding sequence TACAACTTTGCCACTACCTGGCCAGGGTCGGGTAATTATTTCCCCAATTTGGGACGGTATCTGATTTGTGCATGTATATGCCTTATGTTGTTTCCGGGTTCGGCCCGGGCGGATGGGGTAATCATTATTATTGAAGATTTGATTGGATATGCAAATAGTAGCGGACTAACAATTTGCGAAGGTAGTTCGTTTCCTGATGCGGGTTTTTCGCTTTCTCCCAACCCGGGGACGACTCAGGTAAGAGTGGCAGTGCCTTCTGTTGATAGTCTGGTATCGGTTAGCATTCTTAATTTGTCTGGAGAGACATTATATGAGATCACCAGCTTCCAATCATCTACTACTGTAAGCCTTGAACCTGGTACTTATATTTTTCGGGTGATTTTGGAAGATGGTTGTGCTACGAGACTCTGGGTAATGCAGGCCTGA